The nucleotide window CGATGAGCGGTGCCGCCCTGCTCGGCTTCGTGCTGGTGATCGGGCTGCTGGGAGGGCAACTGTTCCGCCGCGTGCTCAAGGTGCCGATCACCGGCTTCATCGTGACCGGCGTGCTGCTCGGCCCCAGCGGCTTCGACCTGATCATCCCCGAGATCCTGGACAGCATGCGCATCTTCGTGGATGTATCGGTCGGGCTGGTGCTGTTCGAGGCCGGCCGCCGGGTGGATCTGCACTGGCTGCGGCGGGAGCGCTGGCTCCTCTCCACCGGGGTGGCCGAAAGCCTGCTCTCCTTTAGCCTGATGTACCTCACCCTGACCTGGTTCGGGCTGAACCCGCTCCTGGCGGCCATGGGTTCCGCCATCGGCGTCTGCACCTCACCGGCGGTGCTGCTGCTGGTGTCCCGCAACCTGCGGGCCGAGGGGCAGGTGACGGAGCGGGCGCTTTCGCTGGTGGCCATCAACAGCGCCTTCGCCTTCTTCCTCTTCACCCTCACCCTCTCCTACCTGCATCTGGAACACACTACGGATCTCTATACCGTGGTGCTGCACCCCCTCTATCTGCTGGCCGGCTCGGTCGGGCTGAGCTGGATCATGGGGAGTGCCATGCTGAAGCTCTGCCGCTGGCTGGGGCGTCGCGAGGAGCTGCAGTTCATCCTGCTGGTAGGGGTGCTGCTGCTGACCACCGGTATCGCCAACCAGCTCAAGCTGCCGGTGCTGCTCGCGCCGCTGCTGCTGGGGATGATGTCCCGCGCCATGGACCGCGGCCGCTTCATGACTGCCGTGGATTTCGGCCCGGCCGGCCAGCTCTGCTTCGTGGTGCTGTTCGTGTACGCCGGCACCACCCTGACGCTTTTCCGGTTCGTGGATGTGCTCGGCGTTGCGGTGGCCTTCATCGCTGTCCGCTTTGCGGCCAAATCGGCGGTGGTGCTGCTGCTCTCGCGCCTCAGCGGCCTGAAGATGAAGCAGGCCGGGCTGCTGTGCGTATCGCTGCTGCCCATGTCCGGGGTGGCGATCGTGATGGTGCAGAGCGCGGCCGCGCTCTATCCCGACGTCGGCACCCGGCTCTCCACGGTCATCCTGGCTGCGGTGGCCATTCTCGACCTGATCGGGCCGCTGGCGGCCCAGCTTTCTCTCAAACTGGCCGGCGAAGCCAGCCCTTGCGTAACGGAACCCAAGACGATATTCACGAGGAGGTCGGATGAGACTGCCGGAATTTAAAAGCTCGCAACCGCTCAGCATGGGGGTGGAGTTGGAGCTCCAGATCCTCAACAGCCGCGATTACAATTTAGTGCGGGGCGCCTCGGACCTGCTGGCCTTTCTGGAAAGCACGCCCCACCCTGGGGAGGTCAAGCCGGAGATGACCGAGAGCATGATCGAGGTCAACAGCAGCGTGCACCACAGCTACGCTACGCTGGTGGATGAGCTGGTGGAGATCCGCGACGTGATCACCCGCCAGGCGGACCGCCTGAACCTGCGGATCGCCGGCGGCGGCGCCCACCCCTTCCAGATGTGGAGCGACCAGCGTATCTATTCCACCCCCCGTTTCAATCACCTTTCGGAGCTGTACGGGTATCTGGCCAAGCAGTTCACGGTATTCGGCCAGCACATCCACATCGGCTGCGAAAACGGCGATCAGGCGCTCTACCTGACCCATCTCCTGTCGCGCTTCATACCCCATTTCATCGCCCTGTCCGCCTCATCCCCCTTTTCCCAGGGGGTGGACACCTCCTTCGACTCCTCCCGGCTGACCGCCGTGAACGCCTTTCCGCTCAGCGGCCGGGCGCCGATGGTGACGACCTGGGAGGACTTCAACGATTATTTCGACAAGATGACGAGCTATCGCATCGTGGAGAGCATGAAGGACTTCTACTGGGACATCCGACCCAAACCGGAGTACGGTACCATCGAGATCCGGGTATGCGACACGCCGCTCACGGTGCACAAGGCAGCGGCCATTGCCGCCTATGCCCAGGCATTGGCCCGCTACCTGATCATGGAGCACCCGCTGGAGATTTCCGAGGACGTCTACCTGATGTACAACTACAACCGCTTCCAGGCCTGCCGTTTCGGCCTGGACGGCAATTTCATCGACCCCTACACCAAGGAGCACAAAAGCCTGCGCAGCGATATCCTGGAAACCCTGGCCAGCCTCGCCCCCCACAGTGTGGCGCTGGAATCGGAGCTACCGCTGGCGGAACTGCGGGAGGGGGTGGTCAAGGGGCACAACGACAGCGCCTGGTTGCGCGGGGCGTTGCGGGAAACCGATTCCCTAAACGAGGTGGTCCGGCTGCAAAGCACGCGATGGATGGGTTGGAGCATGCAATGACGATGGCCGACGGCCTGCGGCCGCTACGGATCGGCATTTCGGCCCGTTTTTTCCGGCGGGCGCCGATCGAATCGGGGCTGAAGGATAAGTCGCTGCTCTACCTGGAACAGTCCATGGCCCATTGGCTCATGATCCGCGAGGCGCTGCCGCTGATGATCCCGTCCCTGGGAGCAACGGCCGGCCTTACGGCGGAACGCTATGCCCAGGGGCTGGACGGTTTGGTACTGCAGGGAGGAGTTGACCTTTCCCCGTTGATGTACGGCGAAACACCGCTCGCCCCTGACTGCTGCGGCGATCCGGCACGGGATGCCTACGAGTTGGAGCTCCTGAAGGCTTTTATCGCCCGGGGCAAGCCGGTGCTGGGCATCTGCCGCGGCGCCCAGCTCATCAACGTAGCCCTGGGAGGGAGCCTGTTCCAGGACATCCCGACCCAACTGCCCGGCGCCCTGTCCCACCGCGACCCGGAGCTGTTCGACCGGCTGCGCCACGAGGTGTTCCTGGAACCGGGTTCCCGACTGGCCCACCTCTATCCGGACGCCGGGCGGATACGTACCAACTCATTGCATCACCAGGCGGTCAAACGGCTGGGTAATGGGCTGACAGTGGAGGCCGTCGCTGCCGACGGGGTGATCGAGGCCATCCGCTGGAACGGGCCGAGTTACCTCTTCGGGGTGCAGTGGCACCCGGAGTTCCACCCACCGGACGAACCGGGGCTGCTGAACGGGGAGCCGATCCTGACCGATTTCCTGGAGGCCGCGCGCTCCCCCTGCACGGCCACTGTTTGACCTCGACCGGCCCATACCCTACAATCGTTACAAGAGATGAACGGGATCAGAGGGGCGCGGGCCATGGGCAAGAACCGACTGGAAGCGTTCAGCGACGGCGTGTTGGCCATCATCATCACCATCATGGTGCTGGAAATGAAGGTACCGCACGGCTCCGGGGCTGCTGCCCTGTATCCGCTGCTGCCGGTGTTTCTAAGCTACGTGCTCAGCTTCGTATATCTCGCCATCTACTGGAACAACCACCATCACATGCTGCACACCGTTCACGGTGTGACCGGCCGCATCCTGTGGGCCAACCTGCATCCGCTGTTCTGGCTGTCGCTGTTCCCCTTCGTTACCGGCTGGGTCGGGCAGAACCACTTCGCCTCCGCACCGCTGGCGCTCTACGGGGTGGTGCTGCTTCTGGCCGCCATTGCCTACTTCATCCTGCAGCAGACCATCATTGCCAGCCAGGGAGCCGGTTCACTTCTGGCCAGGGCCATCGGCCGCGACCTCAAGGGCAAGGCCTCCCCCATCCTCTACGCCCTCGCAATTCCGGCGGCCTTCTACAAACCCTGGATCTCCGGCGGCATCTACGTGTTTGTCGCGCTCATGTGGCTGGTGCCGGACCGCCGGATCGAACGGATACTGGATAGCGGTACGCACCCGTGACCGCTCCATCCGGCACATCGGCTGCGGCTCCCGGATCACACTCGCCAACAGCCGGAAAGGGGAGCTTCACCGGCGACACTCCCCTTGTCTCATCCCCGAAAAACGGAGCAATAAATCAGTATCAGTCATGCTACCATCGGACGACACCCAAAAGCGGAAAGCGGTGCCGGATTCGGTGACGGCACTCCGGGAATGACAGGCCATGCGTATCGGCGATACACGTAAAACGGAACGATTCAGGCATCACCATGCGCTTTACGAGGAGCGGATCCTGGCCGAGCAGGTGCGGCAAATCTACGCCCTCGCCCCACTGGGCGCTCTGGCCACTGCCATCAACTCCATGATCGTCTTCTTTGTCATGAAGGATGTCATGCGGCCAAGCCTGCTCGTTCCCTGGCTGTCCCTCGTTTTGATCATTACCATTCTCAGGTTGGGCTTGGTGCTCTGGTTTCGCCGGGTGGCCCCGGAGCCTGACGCTGTCACTCCATGGGCGACGCGGTTCCTCGTCGGCCTGTTTCTGGTCGGACTTGCCTGGGGAGGCATCGGCTTTTTTTCGTTTTCAGGGTTTTCGCTGGCACACCAAGTCTTCATCGCCTTTGTGCTCGGCGGCATGGCTGCAGGAGCATCTTCGACTTTCTCGATGATCAGGCCCGGCTACGCTACGTTTACCATCCCCGCCCTGGCGCCGCTCGCCGTGCATTTCCTGCTGATCAACGATCCCTTCCACTATGCCATGGGTGCCATGGTCTCTCTGTTTGTGCTGCTGCTCTGGAGAATATCCCGGCACAACTACTCCATCAACAGCAGGTCGCTGCGTCTCAGATTCGAAAATATCGAGATGATTGCGAGCCTGAAAACAGCCAACGAACGGGTGGAAACACTCAATACCCGGCTGCTGTCCGAGATCGAGGCAAAACACCGAGCTGAAACGGGCCTCAGAATCCAACACGAGGCCCTGGAAAGGACCGTTGAGGAACGGACGAGCGAGCTGGTGAGCACCAATGAGCAGCTGACAGCGGCCAAGCTGGCTGCCGAGGCGGCCAATGTCGCCAAGAGCGAGTTTCTCGTCAACATGAGCCATGAGATGCGCACACCATTGGCAGGCACCCTGGGGATGATCGATCTGGTACTGGAGATGGAGATCGGGGACGAAGAGCGACATTTGCTGCAGACGTCACGGCGCTCCGCTGATTCTCTGCTGCGGATCATCTCCGATCTGCTGGATTTTTCCCGGCTGGAAGCCGGAGTCATGAGGTTCGAGGAGGAGGTGTTCGATACCGAAGAGGTGGTAAGGACGGCGGTCGAAGTGGTTTCACTTTCCGCTGCCGAAAAGGGGATAGACCTCTCGTGGCGGATCGAGGAGACGGTGCCGCACAGCATGACGGGTGACAGAGGACGACTACGCCAGGTGCTGGTCAATCTGCTGGGCAACTCGGTCAAATTCACCGAAGCCGGCCGGGTGGAGGTGGCTGTTCGGGAGTGGTGCGATGCCGGAGGCAGATTCTTCCTGTTCTGCGTCAGCGATACCGGTGTCGGGATCGCGCCTCTTGAACTGGAGGAGATCTTCGGCACATTCACCCAGATCGACTCTTCCCTCACCAGGCGGCATGGCGGTACCGGACTCGGCCTTGCCCTTGCCCGGCAGATAGTTGAGACGTGGGGTGGGAAGGTCTGGGCCGAAAGCCGCGTCGGCGCGGGGAGCACCTTTTATTTCACCGTTCCGTTGACCGCCCCGATCACTCCTGCCGGGCCTGAGCATACCGGGAGATAAGCGACAGCAGCTCATTGAAAATGATCGGCTTGGATATGTAATCGTCCATTCCCGATTGGAGGCATTGGTTCCTGTCCTTTGCCATGGCATGGGCGGTCATGGCAATAATGGCCACATGTCCCCCCCGGTCCCGCTCCTTCTGCCGAATGATGCGGGTCGCCTCCAGTCCGTCCAGATCAGGCATCTGGACGTCCATCAGTATCACCTGGTACTCCCCGTTTTCCCAGGCTTCCACCGCACTTCGCCCGTCCGCCACCAGGCTGCAGGGTATGTTGCGCCGGGACAGAAGAGTGCTCAACAACTGCCGCATCGTAGCATCGTCCTCGGCAACCAGAATCTTCATCATCACCTCCAGGAGTGGCCTTCGGCAGGCCCGTTGATAGTGTAACATCTCCCCGTCGACTGTGCCATCAGGAGTGCGGCACCTCGCGGAGCACAATCCGTTTGACCTGGCCTTCCTCATCACGTACAAGAAGATGGCCATCCCAATGAAAACTCAGGAGGCCTGGACCGCCGTGGACCGCTCGTCGCGTAACCGTTTGACCGACAAACTGCTGGACCGATTCAGCGGAGATACGCTGTTCGATGCCATTGCCCGGGCAGTCTGCCATGCCGGTTGTCTGCCGCGCAAGGAGCTGTACGAGGCCTGGGAGATGGCCCGCCGGGTGCGGCGACGTTTCAGGGGGGGCAGGATCGTCGACTTGGCCTGCGGCCATGGTCTGCTGGCCCAGGTCCTGCTGCTGCTCGACGAAACCTCCCCGGCCGGCTTGGCCGTGGACCGGCGGATTCCTCAGAGTGCGGCAGCACTGGCAGCCTCCCTGGCAGAAGCCTGGCCTCGGCTGCGGGAACGTATGCGGTTCGAGCAGGCCGATCTGTCCGAGGTGGCGCTGCAGCATGATGATCTGATCGTCTCGGCCCATGCCTGCGGCGGTCTGACCGATCTGATCATCGATCGGGCAGTGGCAGCCGGAGCCCGAGTGGCAGTGCTCCCCTGCTGCCACGATCTTCGGGGTGCCGACCTGGGAGGTCTGGAGGGGTGGCTGGACGGCCCGCTGGCCATGGATGCGGCGCGGGTGGCCCGGCTGCGTTGTGCCGGCTACCGGGTCCATACCCAGCTGATCCCCGGGGATATCACCCCCAAAAACAGACTGCTGCTGGCGGAACCGGCAAAGGAGTGCACCAGGGTATGACGCGGACAACTCAGAACGACCGGCATGAAGAGGGGATCGAAGTGCCTTGGGAGCGGATCGATCCGGACACGCTGTATAACATGGTCAGCGAGTTCGTGACACGGGAGTGGGAAGAGAGCGGTGATGTCAGCCATACCCTTGAACAGAAGATCGGGCAGGTACTGGGGGAACTGCGGCATAAGCGTGCCAGGGTGGTATTCGATGCGGTATCGGAGAGTTGCAACATTGTGGCGTGTCGATAAGCGGATGACCGCTCTTCCGGCTATACTGTTACGTATGACCCCGACAGGCACTGAAAAGGGGGAATGACCGATGGCAAAAGGATACGTGGCCAACCGGGAACGGCTGGAGGAGATCGCCGGTTTCGGCAAGGGGATCGGCAAGCGGGCCGGGTTCGCCTGCGAGTGGTGCGGCGGCAAGGATGATCTGCGGGTCTGGGATCAGCGCCCCGACCTGCCCCCTGGCATGGAAACGCTGGCATTGCTGTGCCTGCGCTGCCGGGGTTGGGCTGACGGGCGACAGGTGGAGCCGCGGGAGCTGCGCGCGATCCGTGACGCCCTGTGGAGCGATGTACCGGCAGTGGCCGAAGGCGCTGCGCGGGTGCTGTCCCGCTGCCGGGAGCCGTGGGTACGGGAGGCCATCGAAGAGAGCTTCATCGATGAGACGGTCAAGACCGAGCTGCTGAAATAGCAGTTTACTGCCGAAGGGAGAAGGAAATGCTCAAGTTCACGATAGATACCGGGAAATGCATCCGCTGCGGCCAGTGCGCAGCTGACTGTCCCACCCGCATCATCACCACCAGCGACGGTCTGCCGGCCATCCCGGCGGAAAAGGAAGCGGCCTGCTACCGGTGCCAGCACTGCCTGGCGATCTGCCCCACCGCTGCGCTCTCGATCCTGGGGCGGCTGCCGGAGGCGAGCCGGCCTCTGGCAGGGGCGTATCCCGATCCGGACAACCTGGAGACCCTGATCAAGGGACGCCGCTCGGTGCGGCTCTATCTGGACGAGAACCTGGAACCGGCCCTGTTGCAGCGGCTGCTGGAGGTGGCCTGGCATGCCCCCACCGGGATCAACTCCCGTCAGGTCCGTCTGACCGTGGTGGATGACCGTGACAAGCTGGCTGCTTTCCGCGAACAGATCATGGCGGGCCTGAGCCGGCTGGTGCGCGATGGGGAACTGCCCGAGGGGCTGGGATTTTTCGCTGATTTCGTCCGGCTGTGGGAGGACAAGGGGGTTGATACGCTGTTTCGGGGGGCGCCGCATTTCCTGGTGGCCTCGGCCCCGCAGGAGGTGGTTTCACCCCTGCCCGACTGTCTGATCGCGCTCTCCTACTTCGAGCTGTTCGCTCAGGCCAACGGCGTTGGCACGGTCTGGGACGGCCTGGCAAAAATAGCCATCGACACCCTGCTGCCGGAAACCCGCCAAATCCTCGGCATTCCGGAAGATCACCTGATCGGCTATGCCATGGCCTTCGGCCGGCCGGCGGTCAGCTATGCCCGCACCGTACAGCACGGCCCGGCGCTGATCCATCGCATCTAAGCGGCCTTTGCACCATCTCCGCGAAAACCGGAGGTAACGAATGTACGCCTGCGCGCTCCTGCTCTCGATCGTCCTGGTAAACATCACGCTGTTCATGATCCTGATACGGCTGCATCTCAAACACGGGGAATTCTTCAGGCGGTTGGTGTCAGGCGATCTCTACGGTCACAGCGGCATCCTGACCAACATGTCGGAATTCATTCTGAACGGAAAATACGCCGAAATGAACGACCGGCTTCTCACCACGTTCTGCCGGGCATTCGTACTGTCGCTTCTGCTGTCATTGACGGTAATGGTGGTGACGTTTCTGCACTATGCCTGACGGGACGCCGGTTACCAGTTGTCGAGCACCCGGCTGTTGAGTGCATCCTTGAGTTCCTGCCTCAATTTGAGAAGCATGGCCCGCTCTTCACCATAGCTGTGATTGATGCTCTCGGTAAGCTGGGAATGCAGTTTGCTCATCTTGCTGCGATCCCCGATCGCGGCTCTGAGTTCCCGGCGCAGGGCAGGAATGCATACCGTTGAGGTCGTCATGTGGCACCGCCTTTATCTGTGTGATTGAATAATCGTTCCCGGCTGCCGGCCTTCCGGAGCGCGCGCCCTGAAAAAAACAAAAACCCGCCTTTTCTTCCAAAAGGCAGGTTCGTGAACTTCGACCACATGCGGCATTACTTCTACCGCTTCCACGCCCCCTCTTCCCGGGCAGGGCAGGTGGCTTTGCGTTATCCGGGTCCCCCGGATTTTGCCTTTTTGGTGAGACCGTATTCTCTTTTCGATCGCCTAGAATGCCTGATTATTCACCCATGTCAACAAAAAGCAGCAGACTTTGCCGCCTTTCTTTTCCGGTGCCTGCCAAGACTGTCATATCCTGTTGACCCTGAGAATCTGCCCCTCCATATCCTCGACCCTCACCGTGTCATCGAGCCGCAGCGCCTCGTCGGAGTAGCAGACCCATTCTTCGGCACCCGACACGGGGATGCGGAGTCTGACGATCCACCGGCCGGTGCCGCCGTCGGCCCGGCGGACGATGATACCGGTTTCTCCGACAACCCCCTCCCTGAAAATCCCGGCGTTGACGCGGTTATTCTTGGGTTTCAGGTATTTGAACCACATCAGGGAAAAGCTGATCGAAGCTGCCGCCCAGAGCAGAATCTGGCCCACAGCCGGAAAGCCGGGCCAGAATGCCTTCAGCACTCCGACTGCCAGTGCACCAATGCCGAACCAGATGATCGTGAATGAGGGAATGACCAGTTCCAGGCCGATCAGACAAAAACCGGCAATGATCCAGTACCACCATTCGAGTTGCATGACCGGAATCTCTCCCAGAAGTCGTGGTTATGTGCCATGACCGCAGTGTAGCATGTCACGGGCGATTGGCAAATAAACGTTGCAGAAGCCGGTCTGCCTGCGGCATAGTACGTTACAGGGAGGATGTAATGGATATCGTCAACGTGGCAGGCGCAGCTCAGATGATGAAAATCTCACAGACCCGGCAGGTCCTGGCTACCACCCTGATGAAACAAGCGGCCGACCAGCAGTCGCAGATCGCCACTCTGCTGGAGCAAAATGCCCAGCAACAATCCCCGCCCACCGGCGACCCTGAGTTCAGCTTCTCGACATACGCCTGACCTCCGGTTTACACCTCTCTCCCCGGACCGTCTCCCCCCTGCCACATGCGCCCGCTGACACCCCTGATGCTGCTCTTTCGCCCCTTTCATTCGAGATCGGCCGGGATGTTCAACGTGAAAAGGGTACCGGTTTCCGGCGAAGATGAAAAACCTATCTTTCCCTTCAGAAAACGTTCTGCCAGCAATTTCATGGAATAGGTGCCGAACCCCCTGCCGGTTCCGTTCTTGGTGCTGAAGTGACGCTTGAACAACCTCTGGGACACCTCTTCGGGCACATATCGCTCGCTCCACACCGTAAAAATCTTTCCGCAGCCATCATCTTCAAACGACAATCGCACCTCGCCCGCCTCTTCCGTGGCTTCAAAGGCATTTTTAAGCATATTGACCAGGACGCGGTAGAGGATGGTGAGATCGCTCTTCAGGGTCAACCCGGCCACATCATCCGGCAGTTTCAGTATTTTTCCGACGGCAACCGGATTTGAGGCGAAAAAGTGTGCAATTTCGTCGATGACCGTACTCAGCTCAAGGGTCTGCAGGTCGGGTTTATAGTCGATCCGGTTGGCATTGCTGAGAAGCTTCTGGAGCTTGATTTCGCGGTATAACCTCGTTAACAGCAGTTTCAAGGGCTTCGCGACCGCCTGATGCTCATCGGCCAGCCTTCTTTCCACGACGAATGACGTTGCCAGCAATCCGCTGATGATGTTGTTGATGTCGTGAAAGAACACCTGTTCCAGCGCTGTGCGCCATTCGCGGTCGGTAATGTCCTGCATGAACAAAAACAGGAGATCCTGACCCTGCACCGCAACCGGATACGATCGCACCTTCAGACAGAGATCATAGGTGCAGTCCTGGCCTGCAACGGTTACGACACACTTCATTTCATTGCCAGACTCCCGGTTCAGACCGCACAGGACGGCGTGGGCGACCCCGCAGGTGGAGCACTGTTCGTTTGCTCCATCGCAACAGCCGGGATTTCCGATGGCATTGATACATTTGATGGCCTCTCCGGGACACTGACCGATAAAGGAATGCTTGTCCCCGATTCCGAACATCTGAAGAAACGCGGCATTGGCCTCCAGAATCTGCCCCTGCTCATTGAGAACGATCAGGCCGTCCCTTACCATCGTCATCATATGGCTGACCAGGAAATCGTTTCTCACCAGTGCTGATTGGCGGTACAGGGCCGATTCGGCGGGATTCGCTGAAGCATGTTCGGTTTCCATGAAGACCTCGGGAGGAAAGGATTAACAGCCGGCAACGGGGGGCGAAGCGCCATAGGTCCGGCTTCATCTGCCAGCCATCACGATCTGTCATTGAAGCAGAACAACAGGTGCCACTGTACGTGGCGGCAACACCGCCAGTCCATTCAGTCAGCAGCGTACTCTGCGGCATGGTAAGAGCTGCGCACATAGGGTCCGCTCTCCACATGGGCGAACCCGAGCGCGAGAGCTGCCAGCCGCAGCTTCTCGAACCGGTCGGGATGGACGTACTCCTGGACCGGGTAGTGCCGCCGGCTGGGGGCCAGATACTGGCCGATGCTGAGAAAGGTGCAGCCGACCCGCCGCAGGTCGCCCAGCACCTGCAGTACCTCCTGCTCCTCTTCCCCCATTCCCAGCATGATGCCCGATTTGCGCCCGATCAGCGGCCCCAGCTCGGCGCACAGGCGCAGCACCTCCAGCGAGCGGAGATAATCGGCGCCGCTGCGGATATGGTACAATCGCGGCACGGTCTCCACATTATGGGCGATGATGTCGGGGCGCGCTGCGACAACGGTCTCCAGGCTGGCGCGACTGCCCTGGAAATCCGGCACCAGCAGTTCAATCCGGGTGGAGGACGATGCGGTGCGGATGGCGGCCACCGTGGCGGCATACAGGCCGGCCCCACCATCGGCCAGATCGTCGCGGGTGGGACTGGTGATCACCACATGGGAGAGCTTGAGCCGGCTGGCCGCCTCGGCCACTCTGCCCGGCTCGTTGCTGTCAACCGGCAGCGGTGTCGTTTTTTCCACGTTGCAGAAGGAACAGAGACGGGTGCAGTGTTTGCCGAGGATCAGGAAGGTGGCCTGGCCGCAGGAAAAGCATTCCGAGATGTTGGGGCAGAGTGCCTGCTGGCAGACCGTGTTCAGCCGCAGCTCCCCCAGCAGCAGCCGCATTTCGGCCTGCTGGCCGGGATTGACCCGCTTCTGCAGCCACTCCGGTTTCCGCTGGATGTTCATTGTTCTGCTCCCTCCAGATTCCAAGCTTCTCGAGCATATTTCAGCGGCACCAGTCCCTGTGCAGCCTGTGACTCCTGCGCCGAGAGCGTCCCGCAGCGCAGATCGATCTCGAACGTATCGGCAAAGGCGGCTGCCAGCCGATCGCCGAGACCCGGCAGATCGGCCGCCACGCCGCACTCGGCCAGGGCGGTCACCCCCGCCGCTAGATGGGGCGTATTGTCCCGCATGTAGCAGAGCCCTGTTGACGCCCGATTCAGCAGGGGAATCGAACCGTGCTGGAAAATGATCCCTTTTGTGCGGCGCTGAGCGTTGCCGCCGATCTTGCAGCCATTGACCAGGATATCGAAGGTTTCTCGGCCGGCAAAACAGAAGGGGGTGCGCTCCCCCAACCGGGTGCCTTCAGGCGCCGTGTCTACGGCATAGTCCGCCTCAAGCCCG belongs to Geobacter sp. SVR and includes:
- the lipA gene encoding lipoyl synthase, whose product is MNIQRKPEWLQKRVNPGQQAEMRLLLGELRLNTVCQQALCPNISECFSCGQATFLILGKHCTRLCSFCNVEKTTPLPVDSNEPGRVAEAASRLKLSHVVITSPTRDDLADGGAGLYAATVAAIRTASSSTRIELLVPDFQGSRASLETVVAARPDIIAHNVETVPRLYHIRSGADYLRSLEVLRLCAELGPLIGRKSGIMLGMGEEEQEVLQVLGDLRRVGCTFLSIGQYLAPSRRHYPVQEYVHPDRFEKLRLAALALGFAHVESGPYVRSSYHAAEYAAD
- a CDS encoding lipoate--protein ligase family protein: MTDHTTIPWRLILSEPLPGADNMAIDEALLSCFDPGTSLPVLRLYRWSPPALSLGRFQKADEALNLERCRADGVAVVRRITGGGTIYHTDELTYSLVCAPYQIPPASSVKDSFRVLTGFLLTFYRGLGLEADYAVDTAPEGTRLGERTPFCFAGRETFDILVNGCKIGGNAQRRTKGIIFQHGSIPLLNRASTGLCYMRDNTPHLAAGVTALAECGVAADLPGLGDRLAAAFADTFEIDLRCGTLSAQESQAAQGLVPLKYAREAWNLEGAEQ
- a CDS encoding ATP-binding protein — translated: METEHASANPAESALYRQSALVRNDFLVSHMMTMVRDGLIVLNEQGQILEANAAFLQMFGIGDKHSFIGQCPGEAIKCINAIGNPGCCDGANEQCSTCGVAHAVLCGLNRESGNEMKCVVTVAGQDCTYDLCLKVRSYPVAVQGQDLLFLFMQDITDREWRTALEQVFFHDINNIISGLLATSFVVERRLADEHQAVAKPLKLLLTRLYREIKLQKLLSNANRIDYKPDLQTLELSTVIDEIAHFFASNPVAVGKILKLPDDVAGLTLKSDLTILYRVLVNMLKNAFEATEEAGEVRLSFEDDGCGKIFTVWSERYVPEEVSQRLFKRHFSTKNGTGRGFGTYSMKLLAERFLKGKIGFSSSPETGTLFTLNIPADLE